The DNA window AGCTCCTGCCAGGTCGAGAGGTCGGGCTCGGGCGTCTGGAGGCCGAGGCGCTGCACGACGCGCGTGTCGAAGCCCTGCTCGTGGAACGAGAGCGGGATCTCGTAGATCGACGGCACGTCGACGCTCTCGATGACGCTCCCGAACTCGACGTTGCAGAACAGCGCGATCTTGCGCTTCACGTCGTCCGAGAGCGGACGCTCGGCGCGGCAGATCAGGAAGTCGGGCTGGATGCCGATCTCCATCAGCTCGCGCACCGAGTGCTGCGTCGGCTTCGTCTTCACCTCGCCGGCGGCCGCGATCCACGGGACGAGGGTGAGGTGCACGAACATCGCGTTCGCCTTGCCCACCTCGTGGCGGAACTGGCGAATGGCCTCGAGGAACGGCAGCGACTCGATGTCGCCGACCGTGCCGCCGATCTCCACGATCACGACGTCGTTGCCGGGCGCGATGCGCTTCATCGCCCCCTTGATCTCGTCGGTGATGTGCGGGATCACCTGCACCGTGGAGCCCAGATACTCGCCGCGGCGCTCCTTGCTGATGACGTTCAGGTAGATCCGGCCCGTCGTGACGTTGTTCGCCTGCGACAGCGAGCGATCGACGAAGCGCTCGTAGTGCCCGAGATCGAGGTCGGTCTCGGCGCCGTCGTCGGTCACGAACACCTCGCCGTGCTGGAACGGCGACATGGTACCGGGATCGACGTTCAGATACGGGTCGAACTTCATCATCGTCACGCTCAGCCCGCGCTCGACGAGGAGCCGGCCGAGCGAGGCCGCCGCGATGCCCTTGCCGAGCGAGGAGACGACGCCGCCCGTGACGAAGATGAACTTCGGGGGCGCGGCCGGTGGAGCAGCGGAGGCGGAAGGAGCGGCGGTCATGCGGGCAGGGTCAGCGGCGCGCCGGAGCGCGCCTCGGAAGCGGGCGTGTGCGAATGCGAAGAGGACGGCGTCGAACCGCCACCGACGCCCGCCGCCCACTCGGGCCAGCGCGCGTTGGCTTCGACGAGGTCGTCCTCGGTGTCGATGCCGGGTGGTGGTGCCTCGTGGACGACGGCCACGCCCATCGCCATGCCGTCGGCGAGGGGGCGCAGCTGCTCGAGCCGCTCGATCTGCTCCAGCGGATGCGGCGGCAGCGCGACCCAGCGCGCGAGCGCGTCGCGCGTGTAGGCGTAGATGCCGACGTGCCGACGCACCAGCGCATCGCGCCGAGCCCGATCCGCCGCGTCGTCCGGCTCGCGGAGGAAGGGCAGCGGCGCGCGCGAAAAGTACAACGCGCGCCCCGCGTCCGTGGCGACCACCTTCACGACGTCGGGCCGCACGAGGACGTCGGCCGGCGCCGGGCAGGCGACGGTGCCGAGCGCGAAGCCCTGCTGCGTCACGAGGGACGAGGCCGCGTGCACGACTCCTGCACTGGCGAAGGGCTCGTCGCCCTGGATATTTACCACCGCGTCGTAACCGACGAACTCGTCGCGCATCGCCACCTCGGCGACGCGGTCGGTGCCGGAGGGGTGGTCGCTGCGGGTGAGGACGGCCTCACCACCGGCCGCGCGCACGACGGCGGCCACCTGCTCATCGTCGGTCGCGACCACGCAGCGTTCGGCCACGTCGAGCGCGGTGATGCGCTCCCAGACGCGGACGACGAGCGGTTGGCCGCCAAGGAGGCGCAGCGGCTTGCGCGGCAGGCGCGTGGCGCCGAGCCGCGCGGGGATCACGGCGAGCAGGCGCATCGCGAGCGGGCGGGCGCGGACGCAAAATTCACGCCATTTAACCTATCCGCTCGCGCGGCCGAACGCAAACGCGGCCGCGGTGTCCGCGCGCTCGCGCGGACCGAGCTTCGAGGATTGAGATGACGCAACCGTGGTGGCTGTGGGCGGCGTTTACCCTGTTCGTGCTCGGGGTGCTGGCGCTCGACCTGGGCGTGTTCCACCGGAAGGCGCACGCCGTCACCGCCAAGGAGGCGGGCATCTGGACCGCCGTCTGGGTGTCGCTGGCCGCGATCTTCTGCGTCGGCATCGCGATGACGATGGGACGCCAGGCGGCGCTCGAGTTCGCGGCCGGCTACCTGGTCGAGGAGGCGCTGTCGGTCGACAACCTCTTCGTCTTCATCCTGATCTTCACGTACTTCCGCGTCCCCGACGAGCTACGCCACCGCGTGCTGTTCTGGGGCATCATCGGCGCGCTCGTGATGCGCGGCGCGATGATCGGCGCGGGCGCGGTGCTGATCGACCGCTTCCACTGGATCATCTACGTCTTCGGAGCCTTCCTCGTCTACACGGGCGTCAAGATGGCCGTGCAGGGCGAGCAGGAGATCGATCCCGAGCACAACCCCGTGCTGCGCCTGGTGCGGCGCGTCACGCCGGTGACGAAGGGCTACCGCGGCCAGCACTTCTTCGTGCAGGAGCGCGTCGGCGGCGCGGAGGGCGCGCTGCGCTGGATCGCGACGCCGCTGTTCGTCGTGCTGGTGCTCGTCGAGACGACGGACCTGGTGTTCGCGGTCGATTCGATCCCCGCGATCTTCGGCGTCACGCGCGACCCGTTCCTCGTCTACACGTCGAACGTCTTCGCGATCCTGGGCCTGCGCTCGCTGTTCTTCCTGCTGGCCGGCGTGATCGAGAAGTTCCACTTCCTGCGCTTCGGGCTCGCGGCCGTCCTGGCGTTCGTCGGCCTGAAGATGCTGATGTCGTCGGTCTTCCCGATCCCGATCGGCGTCTCCCTCGGCGTCATCGCGGCGCTGCTGGGCGGATCGATCGTCGCGTCGCTCCTGTTCCCGCGCGCCGCGGACGTGGCGCACCTGCGCGGCCCGCACGACATCGAGGACGTCGCGGACGGCATCCCGGACCCGGACGAGCCGGACGCGCTGCCGCGCCGCGACTCGGCCTGAGCGATCGGTCAGCGCAGGCCGACGCCGACCGAGAAGTCGTTGCGACCGCGCCCGCTCGGGTCGAAGGTGTAGTCCAGGCGGATGAGCGCGACCGTCACGCGGATGCCGAGGTTCTGCGTGAGCGCCGGGAGCCGATCGACGCCCGCGCCCCCGACGATGTGGCGGAGCATCACGGTCGGCGTGCCCACGAGCGGCACGCGGATGCCGTGCACGGGAACGGTGTAGCGGCTCTCCAGCCACGCCAGCTGCGATCCGCCCTGCTCCAGCAGCCGCAGCGACGGGATGGTGCCGCCGCCGCCGAGGTACGCATAGCGCTGCGAGGGAACGTCCGGCCCGAGCGATCCCACCGCGTGCCCGAAGAGCGCGATGGTGTGGTCGCGGAAGCCTGGCAGCGAGACATCGGCGTCGACGGTCGCCTGCGTGAACGGCGACCCGCGCGCGACGGACACGCCCTGCTCCACGCGCAGCGTCACGTCGGTGCGCGCCTGGTCGGCCTCGGCGCGCCAGCGCGCGCCGGCGAGCACGGAGGCGACGCGGCCGCCGCTGACGCCGGGATTCGGCCGGCGGATCCCTTCGGGGTCGTCGCGGTTGACGATACTGAACGGGACGCTCGCCGCGCCGGAGTCGCGCGGGGCGGACCAGGCACGCTCCGCGAGCACGCCGACGAAGGGCTCCACGACGTGGCGCGTGGTCTCGTAGCGGCGCGACGCCGTCAGCTCGCCGCGATCCGCGCGGTAGTAGTTCCGGACGTCCGCGCCGACGCCGAGCGTGAGCGCCGAGTTGATGATGTCGCCGCGGATCCACGCATCGTTCGTGTACGTGCCGCGGGCCGCCCGCAGCTCGAGCGACGTGCGCCGCGAGAGCTCCGCCGTCGCGAGCAGGCCGGGATCGACCACGCCGAGGTGCGAGCGGTAGGTGACGGTCGGCTCGACGCGCACGCGACCCGTGTCGAGGCGGATCTCCGGTCCGAAGGTGAGCACTGCGCCGTCGATGCGGTCGTAGCCGGGGATGCGGAGGCCGGCGACGCCGGGCAGCGAGATGGCCGGGGCATCGCTGCGGTCGAGCGCGCGCACGGCCAGGGCGAGCGTGTCCCCGGGTCCGCCGG is part of the Roseisolibacter agri genome and encodes:
- the kdsB gene encoding 3-deoxy-manno-octulosonate cytidylyltransferase, encoding MRLLAVIPARLGATRLPRKPLRLLGGQPLVVRVWERITALDVAERCVVATDDEQVAAVVRAAGGEAVLTRSDHPSGTDRVAEVAMRDEFVGYDAVVNIQGDEPFASAGVVHAASSLVTQQGFALGTVACPAPADVLVRPDVVKVVATDAGRALYFSRAPLPFLREPDDAADRARRDALVRRHVGIYAYTRDALARWVALPPHPLEQIERLEQLRPLADGMAMGVAVVHEAPPPGIDTEDDLVEANARWPEWAAGVGGGSTPSSSHSHTPASEARSGAPLTLPA
- a CDS encoding TerC family protein, whose amino-acid sequence is MTQPWWLWAAFTLFVLGVLALDLGVFHRKAHAVTAKEAGIWTAVWVSLAAIFCVGIAMTMGRQAALEFAAGYLVEEALSVDNLFVFILIFTYFRVPDELRHRVLFWGIIGALVMRGAMIGAGAVLIDRFHWIIYVFGAFLVYTGVKMAVQGEQEIDPEHNPVLRLVRRVTPVTKGYRGQHFFVQERVGGAEGALRWIATPLFVVLVLVETTDLVFAVDSIPAIFGVTRDPFLVYTSNVFAILGLRSLFFLLAGVIEKFHFLRFGLAAVLAFVGLKMLMSSVFPIPIGVSLGVIAALLGGSIVASLLFPRAADVAHLRGPHDIEDVADGIPDPDEPDALPRRDSA
- a CDS encoding CTP synthase; this encodes MTAAPSASAAPPAAPPKFIFVTGGVVSSLGKGIAAASLGRLLVERGLSVTMMKFDPYLNVDPGTMSPFQHGEVFVTDDGAETDLDLGHYERFVDRSLSQANNVTTGRIYLNVISKERRGEYLGSTVQVIPHITDEIKGAMKRIAPGNDVVIVEIGGTVGDIESLPFLEAIRQFRHEVGKANAMFVHLTLVPWIAAAGEVKTKPTQHSVRELMEIGIQPDFLICRAERPLSDDVKRKIALFCNVEFGSVIESVDVPSIYEIPLSFHEQGFDTRVVQRLGLQTPEPDLSTWQELVRRVVKPRARVRIAVVGKYTDYVDSYKSVQEALIHGGIGQDVGVDISWISSDRFTDGERARELLAGFDGLLVPGGFGVRGVEGMVEAIRAARETKLPYFGICLGMQTAIIEFARNVAGLDDSHSSEFAPECAHPVISLMESQQHVTDMGGTMRLGSYPCRLTPDTHAREAYGKDEVSERHRHRYEVSNRYRDLLQRHGLRLSGLSPDGSLVEIVELADHPWFLGCQFHPELKSRPTRPHPLFAGFVGAAARHAGARDGASNGTGAAHTSALEPATADRSN